GTATAATTTCTTGAGCAGCTCGTGAATCTGTTCAGTCCCTAACTCATTCAGCTCGTGAATCTCTCTGTTCCAGGGAGCAGCTGCAACAAGACATGCACCGTGGCGGACCTGGAGATACGGCATATCCGGGTCGACAGCTACAAGCAGGACGGCGGCCGCACGCACGAGCAAGAGCAGGAGCACatgaactccggcggcggcggcggcgggcgcaagCTGAAGCAGCTGCCGATGGTCATGGCGGCGTGGGTGTACAACCACTGCCCGTGCATGGTGGACAACGTGGTGATCTACGCGCCCGACGGCTTCTCCACCATCTACGCCAACGGGACCGACGAGAGGATCTTCTCCAAGGTGACGGAGCACCTCTACCTCATCCACCACGCCGGCCCGCTCCTGCCGGCGGCGAGCTGCCCGCGTTTTCCCCCCTCGCCGCCCGAGAACACATCTGCCTCTGCCGCCGTCCCGGTCGATGGGAAGGCGCAAACTGAAGATTTCAGCTGCCCGTCGACCGCTTTCTTCTACACCTGGTACGATGAGATCGAGCTCAAGCCTGCCTTCCTCGTGCCTCACTGCTAGAGTGCTAGCTACTGTACAAGAAATTCCATGTCGATCCACTGGGATTTCCGTCCGTATGATGATAAAATAAGTTGTTGGTGAACTAGTGTACTCCGTGTGCGTGGTTTAGCTGTAGAATCTACTCTTCGATTCTCACGGATGTGTAATCCTCTCAAGGATCGGATCTGTTATGGTTGCAGAATAAATCAATCAAGTATTTGCAGAATTAATGTTTTGTGCTTTTGTTGAGTTTGTGGGGACGGGTATGCTAGTGTGAGTGAGATTAATTGATGATGACACGCGTCGATGTTTCAGTTATCCGTTCTACAGACTTATGTTTCAGTTTTTTCTACGCCTGGTTTCTGAACAAACAAATGCATGTTCAGTACTGCCTTCAAAAAATGCATGTTCAGTACTGGCATATATTTGTGGTGCCAGTTCTGAATGATTTACAGTGCATATTTACTGGTGCTATAGATGTTGGACTGTTGGTGGAACATGCAAGAAAGAACCAAAAGATAAAAATGTAATAGTATTATCTAATTTGTCATTACTAT
Above is a window of Triticum dicoccoides isolate Atlit2015 ecotype Zavitan chromosome 5B, WEW_v2.0, whole genome shotgun sequence DNA encoding:
- the LOC119305149 gene encoding uncharacterized protein LOC119305149, with translation MAMGRERRIKLLMAVVLLLTLAKGSSCNKTCTVADLEIRHIRVDSYKQDGGRTHEQEQEHMNSGGGGGGRKLKQLPMVMAAWVYNHCPCMVDNVVIYAPDGFSTIYANGTDERIFSKVTEHLYLIHHAGPLLPAASCPRFPPSPPENTSASAAVPVDGKAQTEDFSCPSTAFFYTWYDEIELKPAFLVPHC